The Chryseobacterium glaciei DNA window TAGCTTTTACTGTTCCCGCAGGCGTACCGTTGGTTTCCCAAATTTGATACCCTGATGAATTTTGCTGAGCCAAGAAATAGACTTTATTATTTAATTTTACAAATAGTGAATTTGGTGGTATGCCGCTATTATGACCCGCATAAATATCTTTTAGCAGGACAGATTTTTTTGTAACCGAATTATAGCACCATGGTTCTAAACCTTCATCAGCATTTCTAACTGCCGCAAAAATAATAAGATCATTAAGCTTTATTAAATTATATGGTGAACTTGAAGCTCCAAAATTGATCTCATTTAGTTTAACATTTAAATTACTTTGTGCATTTGAATAAACTGATATGGCAATCAGTAAAGATGTACAGATTTTTTTCATGATTAGTTTTATTAAATTCAAATTCTCCTACATTATTTTAATGAGGAGAATTTAATTATTTTAATATATAGATTTCTTTTATATTTATTTTCCGGCAAAAACCTCTTTAGAATATTCTCCATTTGCCTGAAGCATTTCTATGACAATATTTCCATTTTCAAAATAACCAATTGTAGAATCTCCATTTTCTAATTTAACTCTGAAAACATCTCTTTTTGTAGTTGCTTTAAAAGTCGCAAATGGTAGAGAACTATTTGGTTTAACTAAAATAAACTGGTTATTATCTATTTGTACTTTTTGTAGATCTAACTTTCCGTTACTGTATTTACTTGCTGTACTTTCTGTAACTAATGTTGCAGTAACAGAAACATTAGTAGGTGTAGCTACTTCATTTTGAACAATTGCAACCGGATTAGCAATCGGAACTACAATTAATGCCTGCTTTAAAGCATCTTGGAAACCTTCCTCAAATTCTTTGATTGTTGAATTTCCTTTCGACTCAAGTATAGTTTTACCATTACAGTCTTTAAACTGTAAGATCACTCTATTTCTTAACATCGTCTTATCATTAATAACATCTGCATTAATAATACTACAAGAGTTCCCCATCGCTTCCGACGGCCACTTCAATTTATCACCTTGAAGAATTACATATTTTTTTCCTTTTAAAGTATTTGCTAAAAAAGTTTCTAAGTCAAAACTGTTTTTAAAAGTCTGAAATTTTTCAGGGATAGAAACGTATTTATAATCAGAAACTTTTTGTCCGAAAGCAATTACTGAACAAATTGTAAGTATAAGTATTGATAGTTTTTTCATTTTTAAAATTTTAATCATTTCTGAAAGTTCCCATATCTAATTTAAGTGAGAAGAAATTTGAATAGAAATTAGAACCTCCAATTCCGGAATTCGTAATAGCATAATCTAAAGTAAGACCTCTATATTTTATACCGATACCTGCACTTGGCTGGAAAGACACCTTTCTTTTAAGATCTTCGATATCTGTAATATTTTGGAATCTGTTTACCCCTAATCTTACAAAGATCATTTTTTGATAGCCTAATTCGGCTCCGGCGTAAGGCGTGATACTTGCAAAATCTGTTGAAACAAGAGCTGCAGTTTTAGCAAAATCTACATTAATACCAGCTTCAGGTAAAACGTAAATACTACTATTAATATTAAATACCTTACTTGCACCTACATTTAATTTAGGCATTGTGAGTTCCATTTTGTCAGTTGGCGCAGGGTTAAATTCTTCACCATTTACAATCGTTGATAGTTCTTTTTGGTTAATACTCCAAAAGTTGACCGTTGTCGTTGCATCTCGAAGCATCCCTCCAAATTTCCATCCGTTGTCTGCCTTATAGATTGCACCTACATCAAAACCAAAACCATAACCACTAGCGAATTTACCTACATTTCTGTAAACAATTTTAGCATTTACTCCGACATCCAATTTCGTATTTCCTGCAGGATTAAATGCATAAGAAATGATTGCAGCGTAATCAGATTGTGAAAATTTAGTGATTTTATCATAGTCGATATTTCCTTCAGGATCAATCAACTGAGTTGTATTCAAAATATTATCAATACCCAATCTCACAACAGAAACTCCGAAAACTCCTGTTTCCAGAACTTTTGCGTAAGCTAAATAATCATATTTTGCAATTGATTCGAAATATTCGGCGTGCATTGCTGCTCCTTGCCAATCTCTTTCTATCGACATCAAACCTGCCGGGTTCCACATAGGAGAATATACATCGTCCTGATTGGAAATCACAGCTCCTCCCATAGCAAGGCCTCTGGCTCCTGCTCCGATATTCAAGAATTCATTAGAATATTTCCTTATAATTTGAGCCTGAGAAGTCCCAAATAATACGAAAGAAGCAAGTAAAAAATATTTTTTCATCATATAAGTTTGATGCTTAGTTAAAGTTTTTTTGTTTTTCTGGCTTTTATTAATCCATTTGCAATGATTGCCAGTATCATAACACCAGATGCAATATAAAATATTGGGCTCATATGTTCCGATTCTCCAAAGATAAAAAAAGCTAGTATAATTCCGTAGACTGGTTCTAAATTAACTGTTAAAATTAGTGTAAAAGGCGAAATATACTTCATCAGGTTCACCGATTCAAGCATCGGGAAAGCCGTAAAAACACTTGCCAATAAGCATATTAACGCAATATCGCTATAACTTATTTCATTCATGTGAAAAATTTGACCACTAAATAAATAAAATATCAATAAAACGAACCATCCAGAGAAGATTTCATAAAAAATAATGTTTCCGGAGCTTGTTTTCCCAAACATTTTTCCATTAAAAACAGAAAATATAGTCCCAAAAATAGCACAAAAGACTCCGTAAATAATTCCTTCTTTATATTGAAACTCTGTTTTAAAAATTAATAAAATACAGGAGACAATCACCACTCCCATAATTACTTCCGAAGCATCTATTTTTCTTTTAAAAATAATGGGTTCTAAAATGGATGCAAATAATGTTGATAATGATAAACAGCTTAATGCTATCGAAACGTTTGAAACTTTGATTGAATAAAAAAAACAATACCAGTGCAAAGCCATCGCAACTCCTATTGCAGCCAGCTGAAAGAATATTTTCTTAGAAACTTTTATACTCTCTTTTTTATAGATTCTGATAAAAGCATATAAAAAGATCGCAGCAAAAAGCATTCTGTAAAATACAAGAATCTGTGCATTAGCCTGAATCAGTTTTCCTAGAATTGCAGTGAATCCCCATAAAAAAACAATTAAGTGTAATCTGAAAAGCGCTAATTTATGCATATCCTATCTTCTTTTAATTTTAACATGCAAATTTACAAATAGCTTTTACAAATCTTACAAAAAATATCTTTTTACTTCAATTAAATTTAAGAAATTGTGTTAAATATTAATATCAAAATCAATTTTCTTTAAAATGATATTCATACAAACAAAAAACCCTGAAAGTCTGTTAAACTTTCAGGGCCTTCAAATAATAAACTATTAAAAAAATAAACTAGGAACTTAGAGTATTTCATAGAGAATATTATCCCTATAACTCTTATGTAAAGTTAGAAAAAATATCAAACATTTAAAATCTTTTTTTGTTAAATATTTCACAAAAATCTGAAAACCAACCTATTAAACACCTGTTTTATTTAAATTCAGAATTCTTATAAAAAGAGTATCTTTAGACGGAAAAATTTGAAATTTTATGGACATTGAATTCAACAAAAGAGAAGATCAAAACAGATTAAAACTATCCGAAATAAATAGACTACTTGCTGAAATAAAAAAAGGAGGAGGCGAAAAACGACTTCAAAAACTTCGTGATGAAGGAAAAATGACGGCAAGAGAAAGGGTGGAATATCTTCTTGATAAAGATTCAGATTCCATAGAAATTGGCGCATTTGCAGGCTATGAAATGTATGAAGAGCATGGTGGTTGCCCGGCTGGCGGCGTTGTTGTAGTGATGGGATATGTTTCCGGAAGACAGTGCTTGGTTGTTGCTAATGATGCTTCTGTAAAGGCTGGAGCTTGGTTCCCAATTACCGGAAAGAAAAATTTGAGAGCTCAGGAAATCGCCATGGAAAATAAACTTCCGATTATTTATTTGGTAGATTCTGCAGGAGTTTACCTTCCAATGCAGGACGAAATTTTCCCTGATAAAGAGCATTTCGGACGTATTTTCAGAAACAATGCCAAAATGAGCTCTATGGGAATCATTCAGATTTCAGCAGTAATGGGAAGCTGTGTTGCTGGTGGTGCATATTTGCCAATCATGAGTGATGAAGCAATGATTGTTGACAAAACAGGCTCTATTTTCTTAGCCGGAAGTTATTTGGTAAAAGCCGCAATTGGTGAAACTATTGATAATGAAACGCTTGGAGGAGCAACTACACACTGTTCAATTTCCGGAGTTACAGATTATAAAGCTAAAGACGATAAAGATGCTTTAAATAGAATTAAAACGATCATGAAATCTATCGGAAGTACTGAAAAAGCTGGCTTTGATAGAATTGAAAGTTTCCCTCCAAAGGAAAGTCCAGACAATATTTTCGGAATTGTACCTGTTTCAAGAGCAGATCAATATGATACTTTGGAAATTATCAAATGTATGGTTGATAATTCTGAGTACGAAGAATATAAGCCTGACTATGGTAAAACTATCATCTGTGCAACGGCAAGAGTTGATGGTTGGTCCGTAGGAATTGTGGCTAACCAGAGAAAATTAGTAAAAAGCGGTAAAGGAGAAATGCAGTTTGGTGGAGTTATTTACTCCGATTCGGCTGATAAAGCGACCAGATTTATTGCAAACTGTAATCAAAGAAAAATTCCTTTGGTATTCCTACAAGATGTTACTGGGTTTATGGTAGGATCAAAATCTGAGCACGGAGGAATCATCAAAGACGGAGCAAAAATGGTAAATGCTGTTGCTAATTCTGTAGTTCCAAAATTCACCATTATTACAGGAAACTCTTACGGTGCAGGTAATTATGCAATGTGTGGTAAAGCTTATGATCCAAGATTAATTGTTGCCTGGCCTTGGGCAGATTTAGCTGTAATGGGTGGTTCTCAAGCTGCTAAAGTTTTGGCGCAAATTCAAGAATCTACATTAAAAAAACAAGGTAAAGAGATCACCGAAGAAGAACATAATGAAATCCTAGATACGATTTCTAAAAGATACAAAAAACAAACAGAGTCTACCTACGCTGCGGCAAGACTTTGGACAGATGCTATCATCAATCCTACAGATACCAGAAAATGGATCTCTATGGGGATTGAAGCTGCAAATAATGCTCCTATTACAGAGAAATTTAATTTGGGAGTTATTCAAGTTTGATAATTTGATTCAACTTAAAATATACAGCCTTACTTTTTAAAGTGAGGCTTTTTTATTGAGTTAAAAAATATTAAAGAAGCATAAAGTTTCAAAATCTTATCCATTAAGGCAGAATTTTTGTTATTAAATTAAGCTTAAAAGCTAATAGCATACAACCTTTTTTATTACTAATCCCAAAAGGAAACCTATGAAAAGATTTTTTGCAGTACTTATTACTATTTATACTATTTTGCTTTTATACATGATGTTTATCGGATGTGATAGAGAAACGTCGTCTACAAGTTACTTTCAGCTCATTCCATTTAAAACCATTCACCATTTTTTCTGTGATGATCATATTTACAGACAGACATTTTTAATTAATATAATTGGAAATATCTTTGTTTTCAGTCCGTTTGGATTTTTAGGATTAAGTATAATAAAGCTTAATAAAATTATTCCTATTACTTTATTCTTTATCATTTCAATAACTCTAATTGAACTAACTCAATCTCTTACAGGCCGAGGTGTAGCTGATATTGACGATGTATTATTAAACACTCTAGGAATGTTAATTGGTTACTCTGTATTCAAATTTGCAGCTTGGAAGAATATAGCTAATATCAAAACTTACTTTGATCTGGAATATAAATTGCAAACGGCTTAAATTATATTACTTTAATTATTTTTTCTTACTTCTATAAATAGTAAAGATTTCATAAAGTTTCATATAAATTATTAGATATTTTTTAAATATATTGATATAAAATACGGATACTATTGCTGATGTAATCAAT harbors:
- a CDS encoding PorV/PorQ family protein; translation: MMKKYFLLASFVLFGTSQAQIIRKYSNEFLNIGAGARGLAMGGAVISNQDDVYSPMWNPAGLMSIERDWQGAAMHAEYFESIAKYDYLAYAKVLETGVFGVSVVRLGIDNILNTTQLIDPEGNIDYDKITKFSQSDYAAIISYAFNPAGNTKLDVGVNAKIVYRNVGKFASGYGFGFDVGAIYKADNGWKFGGMLRDATTTVNFWSINQKELSTIVNGEEFNPAPTDKMELTMPKLNVGASKVFNINSSIYVLPEAGINVDFAKTAALVSTDFASITPYAGAELGYQKMIFVRLGVNRFQNITDIEDLKRKVSFQPSAGIGIKYRGLTLDYAITNSGIGGSNFYSNFFSLKLDMGTFRND
- a CDS encoding DMT family transporter — its product is MHKLALFRLHLIVFLWGFTAILGKLIQANAQILVFYRMLFAAIFLYAFIRIYKKESIKVSKKIFFQLAAIGVAMALHWYCFFYSIKVSNVSIALSCLSLSTLFASILEPIIFKRKIDASEVIMGVVIVSCILLIFKTEFQYKEGIIYGVFCAIFGTIFSVFNGKMFGKTSSGNIIFYEIFSGWFVLLIFYLFSGQIFHMNEISYSDIALICLLASVFTAFPMLESVNLMKYISPFTLILTVNLEPVYGIILAFFIFGESEHMSPIFYIASGVMILAIIANGLIKARKTKKL
- a CDS encoding acyl-CoA carboxylase subunit beta, giving the protein MDIEFNKREDQNRLKLSEINRLLAEIKKGGGEKRLQKLRDEGKMTARERVEYLLDKDSDSIEIGAFAGYEMYEEHGGCPAGGVVVVMGYVSGRQCLVVANDASVKAGAWFPITGKKNLRAQEIAMENKLPIIYLVDSAGVYLPMQDEIFPDKEHFGRIFRNNAKMSSMGIIQISAVMGSCVAGGAYLPIMSDEAMIVDKTGSIFLAGSYLVKAAIGETIDNETLGGATTHCSISGVTDYKAKDDKDALNRIKTIMKSIGSTEKAGFDRIESFPPKESPDNIFGIVPVSRADQYDTLEIIKCMVDNSEYEEYKPDYGKTIICATARVDGWSVGIVANQRKLVKSGKGEMQFGGVIYSDSADKATRFIANCNQRKIPLVFLQDVTGFMVGSKSEHGGIIKDGAKMVNAVANSVVPKFTIITGNSYGAGNYAMCGKAYDPRLIVAWPWADLAVMGGSQAAKVLAQIQESTLKKQGKEITEEEHNEILDTISKRYKKQTESTYAAARLWTDAIINPTDTRKWISMGIEAANNAPITEKFNLGVIQV
- a CDS encoding VanZ family protein — encoded protein: MKRFFAVLITIYTILLLYMMFIGCDRETSSTSYFQLIPFKTIHHFFCDDHIYRQTFLINIIGNIFVFSPFGFLGLSIIKLNKIIPITLFFIISITLIELTQSLTGRGVADIDDVLLNTLGMLIGYSVFKFAAWKNIANIKTYFDLEYKLQTA